In a single window of the Metopolophium dirhodum isolate CAU chromosome 2, ASM1992520v1, whole genome shotgun sequence genome:
- the LOC132939420 gene encoding DNA replication licensing factor Mcm6: MDVAENQIGVNRVRDQLKVRSQKLFQDFLEEFVEEGCNEPKYLESAVEMTNSERFTLEVSFLDVEKFNQNLAITILEEYYRVYPALCLAVGNFVIDRTEATGNHLDYFVSFVDVTTRFNVRELTTAKIGELVRISGQVIRTHPIHPELVAGHFTCQDCQTDVPSVEQQFKYTQPTICRNPVCANRRRFSLNVNKSRFVDFQKIRVQECQSELPRGSIPRSLEIILRNENVETVQAGDRYDFTGTLIVVPDVSVMSTPSARAESASGQKRGDANNEGVKGLKCLGIRDLNYKLAFLACSLSVTGSRFGGSGEMHNDELTVDSIERMKRQMTGPQWEKIYEMNRDRNLYINLINSLFPSIHGNDQIKKGVLLMLFGGVPKTTLEGTTLRGDINCCIVGDPSTAKSQLLKQVADMCPRAVYTSGKASTAAGLTAAVVRDEESFDFVIEAGALMLADNGVCCIDEFDKMDVRDQVAIHEAMEQQTISIAKAGVRATLNARTSILAAANPINGRYDRSKSLQQNVSLSAPIMSRFDLFYVLIDECSEVVDYAIAKTIVEIHSNMEDTTETLYSQEDILTYIGFARQFKPQLTVEASEKLVNAYTQLRQRDSQSSTKSTWRITVRQLESLIRLSEAMAKMECSDHVTPKHVSEAFSLLNKSIIRVEQPDVNLDDDDDVLNGIPETDGMDVDSVEEPEKPGLTKKKLTLAFDEYKRITNMLVVYMRSEEEKRIAEKGESDDGGLLRSSIINWYLEQIEDQINDETELLEKKGFIEKILDRLIYNDNVLIALSQQSKSQSSGTEQEQDVVDEDPILVVHPNFVADL; this comes from the exons ATGGATGTCGCAGAAAATCAAATAGGTGTCAATAGGGTACGCGATCAGTTAAAAGTCAGAtctcaaaaattatttcaagattttttagagga atttgtCGAAGAAGGCTGTAATGAACCCAAATATTTAGAATCTGCTGTTGAGATGACAAATTCTGAACGTTTCACATTGGAGGTTAGTTTCCTTGATGTTGAAAAATTCAATCAGAATCTTGCCATCACCATTCTAGAAGAATATTACAG agttTATCCAGCTTTGTGCTTAGCCGTTGGTAATTTTGTAATCGATCGAACTGAAGCAACTGGAAACCACCTAGATTATTTTGTGAGCTTTGTAGATGTTACCACTAGGTTCAATGTAAGAGAATTAACAACTGCCAAAATTGGCGAGTTGGTACGTATTTCTGGACAAGTTATTAGAACACATCCTATTCATCCAGAACTAGTAGCTGGACATTTCACTTGTCAAGACTGTCAAACAGATGTACCCAGTGTTGAACAACAATTCAAA tatactcAGCCAACTATATGCCGAAATCCAGTTTGTGCTAACAGAAGAagatttagtttaaatgttaataaatctCGATTTGTTGATTTTCAAAAGATTAGAGTACAAGAATGTCAATCAGAACTTCCTCGGGGCAGTATTCCACGAAG tctTGAAATTATCCTGAGAAACGAAAATGTTGAAACTGTACAAGCTGGTGATAGATATGATTTTACTGGTACATTGATTGTGGTTCCTGATGTAAGTGTTATGTCCACACCTTCTGCCAGAGCTGAATCTGCTTCTGGACAAAAACGAGGAGATGCAAATAATGAAGGTGTCAAAGGACTGAAATGTTTAGGAATCAGAGACTTGAATTACAAGTTGGCATTTTTGGCATGCAGCTTATCTGTAACAGGTTCAAGG TTTGGTGGAAGTGGAGAAATGCACAATGATGAATTGACTGTTGACTCAATTGAACGTATGAAGAGGCAAATGACTGGGCCACAATgggaaaaaatatatgaaatgaaCCGTGACCgcaatttatacataaatttaataaatagtcTTTTCCCTTCAATCCATGGAAATgaccaaattaaaaaag gtgTTTTATTAATGCTTTTTGGTGGAGTGCCAAAAACTACATTAGAAGGTACTACCCTTCGAGGAgatattaattgttgtatagTTGGTGATCCTAGTACTGCTAAGTCTCAGTTACTGAAACAAGTGGCGGATATGTGCCCTCGTGCTGTTTATACTTCTGGGAAAGCATCTACTGCAGCTGGTCTTACAGCTGCTGTTGTAAGGGATGAAGAATCTTTTGATTTTGTTATTGAAGCTGGAGCACTTATGTTAGCTGATAACGGTGTGTGTTGCATTGATGAATTTGATAAAATGGATGTACGTGATCAAGTAGCTATTCACGAAGCTATGGAACAACAGACCATATCAATAGCAaaa GCTGGTGTTAGAGCAACATTAAATGCTAGAACATCAATATTAGCAGCAGCCAATCCTATTAATGGTCGCTATGATCGAAGTAAATCTTTACAACAAAATGTATCTCTCTCAGCTCCAATCATGTCTCGTTTTGATTTATTCTATGTTCTTATAGATGAATGTAGTGag GTTGTAGACTATGCAATAGCAAAGACAATTGTTGAAATCCACAGTAATATGGAGGATACAACTGAAACATTATATAGTCAAGAAGATATTTTAACATACATTGGTTTTGCTCGTCAATTTAAACCCCAACTTACAGTT GAAGCTTCGGAGAAATTAGTAAATGCATATACTCAATTAAGACAGCGCGATAGTCAATCTAGTACAAAATCAACATGGCGTATAACCGTAAGACAGTTAGAGTCTTTAATACGTCTTTCTGAAGCAATGGCTAAAATGGAATGCTCAGatcat GTAACACCTAAACATGTATCTGAAGCTTTCAGTTTACTTAACAAGTCCATAATCCGGGTTGAACAACCTGATGTAAATctagatgatgatgatgatgtttTGAATGGAATCCCTGAAACTGATG GAATGGATGTTGATTCTGTAGAAGAACCAGAAAAACCAggtttaactaaaaaaaagttaacgcTTGCTTTTGATGAGTATAAACGAATTACAAATATGCTTGTTGTTTACATGAGAAGTGAAGAAGAAAAACGAATAGCGG AAAAAGGGGAGAGTGATGATGGTGGTTTATTACGTAGTAGCATAATCAATTGGTACTTAGAACAAATTGAAGATCAAATCAATGACGAAACTGAGTTGTtagaaaaaaaaggttttattgAGAAAATATTGGATCGCCtaatttataat gatAATGTATTAATTGCTTTATCACAACAATCTAAATCACAGTCCAGTGGCACAGAACAAGAACAAGATGTTGTAGATGAAGATCCTATATTAGTAGTCCATCCAAATTTTGTGGCAGACCTTTAA
- the LOC132939423 gene encoding 52 kDa repressor of the inhibitor of the protein kinase-like isoform X2, translating into MSNKRKITSYFDATCCTSKRSVSADEQISKITNIVTENQVVDLVTVDLNVHDIGSYINSTLTDADRYLILKDVWIPPATFPFPLLDCNAKRGLKFKHHWLNAYKWLAYSEKYQGAFCKYCVVFSTNGGIGGQKLGTLVLEAFTNYKKAIEVFKKHANLEYHKTALLKSDNFLNVYLNKSSSIINRIDSERMKQIEENRKRLIPIIECVMLCGQQEIALRGHRDYGPICFSIDETTDVSVKEQLTLCVRYLSGSGENVSMNESFLKFIEVQSLTGENLATVILNGLNACGIDCNNMVGQGYDGASNMSGHLKGVQTIIRETYPKALYVHCVAHSLNLAVSKASNILPIRNCLGVVEKIYCFFNSPKRQNVLLNTIEESDLDPKVKSLKRLCATRWVQRYEAVNDFIELFKFVVVSLETISSWKDTSATDATILIKALDSEFLVSLQVVNILFSYSLPLCKLLQSKGIDLKEAIDLAGDNVTILKNLRSNINTEFNQMFKKAQKMAEFLDFDIKIKRINKRQIYRDNSIIRNDGSTPDSEEYFRVSICVPYIDFFISQLEERFLAHRSIFKGFQCLFSNDFELEGFEELVNFYLSTDIETVKAELNLWKTKLSRIGKSPRTGLDAIKFCRRELFPNVFDLLQIFCTLPVSTATPERMFSCLKRLKTYLRNSMVESRLNGLATMAVHRGVINITSNEVLDELAKKNKKIDLLI; encoded by the exons atgtcTAATAAAAGGAAAATTACTAGTTATTTTGATGCAACTTGCTGTACTTCTAAACGCTCGGTGTCGGCAGATGAACAAATAAGTAAGATCACTAATATCGTTACAGAAAATCAAGTTGTGGACTTagtg ACTGTTGATTTAAACGTTCATGACATTGGATCCTACATTAATAGTACCTTGACCGATGCTGATAGATATTTG ATTCTTAAAGATGTGTGGATACCACCAGCTACATTTCCATTTCCATTACTTGATTGTAATGCCAAAAGAGGCTTAAAATTCAAACACCATTGGCTCAATGCTTATAAATGGCTGGCCTATTCTGAAAAATACCAAGGTGCTTTTTGCAAATACTGTGTTGTTTTCTCAACAAATGGTGGTATTGGTGGTCAAAAATTAGGAACCCTTGTATTGGAGGCTTTTACTAACTACAAAAAAGCTATAgaa GTGTTTAAGAAACATGCAAATTTGGAATACCATAAAACTGCATTACTGAAATCTgataactttttaaatgtttatttaaataagagtTCTTCGATTATAAACCGTATTGATAGTGAAag aatgaaacaaattgaagaaaatcgaaagcGTTTAATTCCAATCATTGAATGTGTGATGTTATGCGGCCAACAGGAAATAGCTTTAAGAGGTCATAGAGATTATGGTCCTATTTGTTTCagta TCGATGAGACAACAGATGTTTCGGTAAAAGAGCAACTCACCTTATGTGTCAGATATTTAAGTGGATCTGGAGAAAATGTGTCTATGAATGAgagctttttaaaatttattgaagtACAAAGTCTAACAGGAGAAAATCTGGCTACAGTTATTCTTaatg gtttGAATGCTTGTGGAATTGActgtaataatatggtaggaCAAGGTTATGATGGAGCGAGCAATATGTCAGGACATTTAAAAGGTGTTCAAACTATTATTAGGGAGACATACCCTAAAGCATTGTATGTGCATTGTGTGGCTCATAGCTTAAATTTAGCTGTATCTAAAGCTAGTAATATTCTACCAATTAGAAATTGCTTGGGCGttgtagaaaaaatatactGCTTTTTTAATTCTCCTAAACGCCAAAATGTGcttttaaatacaattgaagAAAGTGATCTAGACCCAAAAGTAAAAAGCTTAAAGCGGTTATGCGCAACAAGATGGGTTCAGAGGTATGAAGCTGTAAATGATTTTATAGAGCTTTTTAAGTTTGTAGTGGTGTCCTTGGAAACCATTTCTAGTTGGAAAGATACTAGTGCTACAGATgctactattttaattaaagcGCTTGATTCTGAATTTTTGGTGTCACTTCAAGtagtaaat atattattttcttatagttTACCATTGTGTAAATTACTACAAAGTAAAGGCATTGACTTAAAGGAAGCTATAGATCTTGCAGGTGATAATGTTACAATACTTAAAAACTTAAGGAGTAATATTAATACAGAGTTTAATCAAATGTTCAAAAAAGCACAG aaAATGGCTGAATTCTTGGATttcgatattaaaattaaacgaatTAACAAGAGACAGATATATAGAGATAATTCTATCATAAGAAATGATGGTTCTACGCCTGATTCTGAGGAGTATTTTCGAGTATCCATATGTGTCCCTTATATTGACTTCTTTATAAGTCAATTGGAAGAAAGGTTTTTGGCTCACCGTAGTATTTTTAAAG gttttcaatgtttattttcaaatgattttgAATTAGAAGGTTTTGAGGAATTAGTAAATTTTTACCTTTCTACTGATATTGAAACTGTGAAAGCGGAATTGAATTTATGGAAAACAAAACTTTCACGCATAGGAAAATCTCCAAGAACAGGACTTGATGCTATAAAGTTCTGTAGACGTGAATTATTTCCTAATGTGTttgatttattacaaatattttgtacacttcCGGTATCAACCGCAACACCAGAGAGAATGTTTTCATGCCTTAAACggttgaaaacatatttaagaaATAGTATGGTAGAG agTCGTCTCAATGGCTTGGCCACTATGGCTGTTCATCGTGGGGTTATAAACATTACATCCAACGAAGTACTGGAtgaattagcaaaaaaaaacaaaaaaatagatttactaatataa
- the LOC132939423 gene encoding zinc finger MYM-type protein 1-like isoform X1, translating into MSNKRKITSYFDATCCTSKRSVSADEQISKITNIVTENQVVDLVTVDLNVHDIGSYINSTLTDADRYLILKDVWIPPATFPFPLLDCNAKRGLKFKHHWLNAYKWLAYSEKYQGAFCKYCVVFSTNGGIGGQKLGTLVLEAFTNYKKAIEVFKKHANLEYHKTALLKSDNFLNVYLNKSSSIINRIDSERMKQIEENRKRLIPIIECVMLCGQQEIALRGHRDYGPICFSSESNENEGNFRAILKYKAKDIDYMKTYLETGSKNKYISNRTQNEIIETCGDIILKKIVQIVNKSGFFSVLVDETTDVSVKEQLTLCVRYLSGSGENVSMNESFLKFIEVQSLTGENLATVILNGLNACGIDCNNMVGQGYDGASNMSGHLKGVQTIIRETYPKALYVHCVAHSLNLAVSKASNILPIRNCLGVVEKIYCFFNSPKRQNVLLNTIEESDLDPKVKSLKRLCATRWVQRYEAVNDFIELFKFVVVSLETISSWKDTSATDATILIKALDSEFLVSLQVVNILFSYSLPLCKLLQSKGIDLKEAIDLAGDNVTILKNLRSNINTEFNQMFKKAQKMAEFLDFDIKIKRINKRQIYRDNSIIRNDGSTPDSEEYFRVSICVPYIDFFISQLEERFLAHRSIFKGFQCLFSNDFELEGFEELVNFYLSTDIETVKAELNLWKTKLSRIGKSPRTGLDAIKFCRRELFPNVFDLLQIFCTLPVSTATPERMFSCLKRLKTYLRNSMVESRLNGLATMAVHRGVINITSNEVLDELAKKNKKIDLLI; encoded by the exons atgtcTAATAAAAGGAAAATTACTAGTTATTTTGATGCAACTTGCTGTACTTCTAAACGCTCGGTGTCGGCAGATGAACAAATAAGTAAGATCACTAATATCGTTACAGAAAATCAAGTTGTGGACTTagtg ACTGTTGATTTAAACGTTCATGACATTGGATCCTACATTAATAGTACCTTGACCGATGCTGATAGATATTTG ATTCTTAAAGATGTGTGGATACCACCAGCTACATTTCCATTTCCATTACTTGATTGTAATGCCAAAAGAGGCTTAAAATTCAAACACCATTGGCTCAATGCTTATAAATGGCTGGCCTATTCTGAAAAATACCAAGGTGCTTTTTGCAAATACTGTGTTGTTTTCTCAACAAATGGTGGTATTGGTGGTCAAAAATTAGGAACCCTTGTATTGGAGGCTTTTACTAACTACAAAAAAGCTATAgaa GTGTTTAAGAAACATGCAAATTTGGAATACCATAAAACTGCATTACTGAAATCTgataactttttaaatgtttatttaaataagagtTCTTCGATTATAAACCGTATTGATAGTGAAag aatgaaacaaattgaagaaaatcgaaagcGTTTAATTCCAATCATTGAATGTGTGATGTTATGCGGCCAACAGGAAATAGCTTTAAGAGGTCATAGAGATTATGGTCCTATTTGTTTCagta GTGAATCAAATGAAAACGAAGGAAACTTTCGTGCTATCTTGAAATATAAAGCTAAAGATATAGATTACATGAAAACCTATTTAGAAACAGGctctaaaaacaaatatattagtaatcgAACTCAAAATGAGATAATTGAAACATGtggagatattattttaaaaaaaattgttcaaattgtcaataaatccggttttttttctgtcttaGTCGATGAGACAACAGATGTTTCGGTAAAAGAGCAACTCACCTTATGTGTCAGATATTTAAGTGGATCTGGAGAAAATGTGTCTATGAATGAgagctttttaaaatttattgaagtACAAAGTCTAACAGGAGAAAATCTGGCTACAGTTATTCTTaatg gtttGAATGCTTGTGGAATTGActgtaataatatggtaggaCAAGGTTATGATGGAGCGAGCAATATGTCAGGACATTTAAAAGGTGTTCAAACTATTATTAGGGAGACATACCCTAAAGCATTGTATGTGCATTGTGTGGCTCATAGCTTAAATTTAGCTGTATCTAAAGCTAGTAATATTCTACCAATTAGAAATTGCTTGGGCGttgtagaaaaaatatactGCTTTTTTAATTCTCCTAAACGCCAAAATGTGcttttaaatacaattgaagAAAGTGATCTAGACCCAAAAGTAAAAAGCTTAAAGCGGTTATGCGCAACAAGATGGGTTCAGAGGTATGAAGCTGTAAATGATTTTATAGAGCTTTTTAAGTTTGTAGTGGTGTCCTTGGAAACCATTTCTAGTTGGAAAGATACTAGTGCTACAGATgctactattttaattaaagcGCTTGATTCTGAATTTTTGGTGTCACTTCAAGtagtaaat atattattttcttatagttTACCATTGTGTAAATTACTACAAAGTAAAGGCATTGACTTAAAGGAAGCTATAGATCTTGCAGGTGATAATGTTACAATACTTAAAAACTTAAGGAGTAATATTAATACAGAGTTTAATCAAATGTTCAAAAAAGCACAG aaAATGGCTGAATTCTTGGATttcgatattaaaattaaacgaatTAACAAGAGACAGATATATAGAGATAATTCTATCATAAGAAATGATGGTTCTACGCCTGATTCTGAGGAGTATTTTCGAGTATCCATATGTGTCCCTTATATTGACTTCTTTATAAGTCAATTGGAAGAAAGGTTTTTGGCTCACCGTAGTATTTTTAAAG gttttcaatgtttattttcaaatgattttgAATTAGAAGGTTTTGAGGAATTAGTAAATTTTTACCTTTCTACTGATATTGAAACTGTGAAAGCGGAATTGAATTTATGGAAAACAAAACTTTCACGCATAGGAAAATCTCCAAGAACAGGACTTGATGCTATAAAGTTCTGTAGACGTGAATTATTTCCTAATGTGTttgatttattacaaatattttgtacacttcCGGTATCAACCGCAACACCAGAGAGAATGTTTTCATGCCTTAAACggttgaaaacatatttaagaaATAGTATGGTAGAG agTCGTCTCAATGGCTTGGCCACTATGGCTGTTCATCGTGGGGTTATAAACATTACATCCAACGAAGTACTGGAtgaattagcaaaaaaaaacaaaaaaatagatttactaatataa
- the LOC132937859 gene encoding peroxidase-like: MTQRIEVQQTNYVYTSAAHVQTILIISITILLPTCAQSPFLHTNEFPLTNEDYIRRCAPVVICNPNSKYRTFNGSCNNLKVPTWGASNTPFLRLFNAEYSDGIYTFRQQSNGSQLPGAREINTQLFLNNQWFDDDELNVLLMQWGQFIAHDITLLKPDISVENCCAVQNVSKIPTQCQNIINIPINDPIYLNNNKTCMSFNRAVTSANFSCPLMPATFMVEVSQYIDGSQIYGSSDTIAAGLRSLINGKLRSDIVKANQNTGVEEFCPQVNRTTSQCDSSTNSRVCFQAGDIRINQNLGNALLHNLFLRFHNHLASKLFYMNQFWTDEMLYQETRKIIGAVIQHITYDHYLPIILGETYTEYYGLFTPQTMYSDRINPSTSLEFAASSFRILHNQIPAKLNFIDKMYKVAFQVNLTDWMDRPDLLPMGKNVDWLIRGLVETTGREYQPSYNQLISNFLFRSNLPDITGQDLLSIDIQRGRDVGLPVYNQVRSMCGISRANSFDDLLDLIPFKAIQILKTLYATVHDVDLHVGALLEVPEEGSMVGPTTRCILSDSFFRYRYGDRFFYDVQGQPGSFSQEQLKTIKQINLGHVICATTNLFTLPLDVFKSLHDFSSIKWNCDEHFKIDLEAWREFK, encoded by the exons ATGACACAGAGGATAGAAGTTCaacaaacaaattatgtttataccaGTGCTGCACATGTACAGACAATACTCATTATATCAATAACAATTCTTTTACCAACGTGT gCACAGTCACCATTTTTACACACTAATGAATTTCCATTAACAAATGAAGATTACATAAGAAGATGTGCACCAGTTGTAATTTGTAATCCAAACTCGAAGTATAGAACTTTCAACGGATCATGCAATAACTTAAAAGTACCTACGTGGGGCGCATCTAATACTCCATTTCTCAGACTATTCAATGCTGAGTATAGTGATG gtatttatacaTTTCGACAACAATCAAATGGATCACAGTTGCCAGGAGCTAGAGAAATTAATACAcagttatttttgaataatcagTGGTTCGACGATGATGAACTAAATGTACTCTTAATGCAATGGGGACAATTTATAGCTCATGATATCACTCTTTTAAAACCAGACATTTCTGttg aaaattgttgtgcagttcaaaatgtatctaaaaTACCAACTCAATgtcaaaacataattaatatacctataaatgatcccatttatttaaataataacaagacATGCATGTCATTTAACCGTGCAGTAACATCGGCTAATTTCAGTTGTCCATTGATGCCAGCTACATTT atGGTCGAAGTCTCTCAATATATTGATGGATCTCAAATTTATGGATCTAGTGATACAATAGCAGCGGGGCTGAGATCATTGATAAACGGAAAACTCCGATCAGATATTGTAAAGGCTAACCAAAATACTGGAGTAGAAGAATTTTGTCCACAAGTGAATCGAACAACGTCGCAATGTGATTCATCAACAAATTCTAGAGTTTGCTTTCAAGCtg GGGATATTcgcataaatcaaaatttgggAAACGCACTTCTTCATAATTTATTCTTGAGATTTCATAACCATTTAGCATCCAAGCTGTTTTACATGAACCAATTTTGGACCGATGAAATGCTTTATCAAGAAACTAGAAAGATTATTGGAGCAGTGATTCAACACATTACCTACGATCATTATTTAccaattatattag gagAAACGTACACAGAGTATTATGGTTTATTTACTCCTCAAACAATGTACAGTGATAGAATAAATCCATCTACATCGTTAGAATTTGCAGCTAGTTCATTTCGAATACTTCATAATCAAATTCCAGCGAAATTAAA CTTCATAGATAAAATGTACAAAGTTGCATTTCAAGTTAATTTAACAGATTGGATGGATAGACCTGATTTGTTACCTATGGGAAAAAATGTTGATTGGTTAATAAGAGGACTTGTTGAAACTACAGGTCGTGAATATCAACCATCATATAATCAATTG ATTTCGAATTTTCTTTTTCGCTCTAATTTGCCCGACATTACTGGACAAGATTTATTATCTATTGATATACAGCGAGGCAGAGATGTCGGTTTACCAGTATATAATCAAGTCAGATCAATGTGTGGAATATCACGGGCCAATTCATTTGATGATTTATTGGATTTAATaccttttaaa gcaatacaaatattaaaaacactttATGCAACGGTACACGACGTAGACTTACATGTCGGAGCATTACTTGAGGTGCCAGAAGAAGGATCCATGGTTGGACCTACTACTAGATGCATATTATCTGATAGCTTTTTTAGGTATAGATATGGAGATCGCTTTTTTTACGATGTACAAGGACAACCTGGTAGTTTTTCacaag aACAACTCAAAACGATAAAGCAAATTAACTTAGGCCATGTCATATGCGCTACAACTAATTTATTTACTCTACCTTTAgatgtttttaaaagtttacacga TTTTTCTTCGATTAAATGGAATTGTGATGAACACTTCAAAATCGATCTAGAAGCATGGAGAGAATTTAAGTGA